In a single window of the Subtercola sp. PAMC28395 genome:
- a CDS encoding class I SAM-dependent methyltransferase codes for MHRSELEQLLTPEGLRLLDSLPPYTNGGDIVRSVADLRKSGYPASLVGTVMTQARLRARAQSKFGEFATRMLFTDAGLEQATRLSVAAVHAGRFRSAGITRVADLGCGIGADALALAALDISVTAVERDEVTAALAAYNLAPFPSATVENGEAESFDLTRVDGVYLDPARRSSGHTNTTRMIDPADFSPTLDFVFDVARRVPTGVKLGPGIDRGLIPGDCEAQWISVDGQVVEMGLWFGPLARPGIRRAALVMRGDARHELTGPGDSEDVEPGELGAYLYEPDGSVIRARLIGDLARALDTRLVSAQIAYLTGDTLVESPFAQVFRAREVFAFNVPTLKRELRSRNIGSLEIKKRGVDVDPATLRTKLALKGTESATLFVTRAGGKHVAILADRVTPTA; via the coding sequence ATGCACAGGTCCGAGCTCGAACAGCTGTTGACGCCGGAGGGCCTGCGCTTGCTCGACTCGTTGCCTCCCTACACGAACGGCGGCGACATCGTGCGCTCCGTGGCCGATCTGCGTAAGAGCGGATACCCGGCATCACTGGTCGGCACCGTCATGACGCAGGCCAGACTTCGCGCCAGGGCGCAGTCGAAGTTCGGCGAATTCGCCACCCGGATGCTGTTCACCGACGCCGGCCTCGAACAGGCGACCAGGCTCAGCGTCGCTGCGGTCCACGCAGGGCGCTTCCGATCAGCGGGGATCACCCGCGTCGCCGACCTGGGGTGCGGAATCGGGGCAGATGCCCTCGCCCTCGCGGCGCTCGACATCTCTGTGACGGCAGTCGAACGCGACGAGGTCACGGCTGCCCTCGCCGCCTACAACCTCGCACCGTTCCCCTCAGCCACGGTCGAGAACGGCGAGGCAGAGTCGTTCGACCTCACACGCGTCGACGGGGTCTATCTCGACCCGGCGAGGCGCTCTTCGGGACACACCAATACGACACGGATGATCGACCCGGCCGATTTCAGCCCCACCCTCGATTTCGTGTTCGATGTCGCGCGTCGCGTGCCCACAGGAGTGAAGCTCGGTCCGGGAATCGACCGGGGGTTGATTCCCGGCGACTGTGAAGCGCAGTGGATCTCGGTCGACGGGCAGGTCGTGGAGATGGGCCTCTGGTTCGGACCCCTCGCCCGCCCGGGCATCCGGCGGGCAGCACTGGTGATGCGTGGAGACGCACGCCACGAGTTGACCGGGCCAGGGGACAGCGAAGATGTCGAGCCCGGTGAGCTGGGAGCGTATCTCTACGAACCCGACGGCAGTGTCATTCGCGCACGCCTCATCGGCGACCTCGCCCGCGCCCTCGACACGCGACTGGTCTCGGCCCAGATCGCGTACCTCACCGGAGACACACTGGTCGAATCGCCGTTCGCGCAGGTGTTCCGGGCGCGCGAGGTCTTCGCGTTCAACGTGCCGACGCTGAAGCGCGAGCTGAGAAGTCGCAACATCGGTTCGCTCGAGATCAAGAAACGAGGCGTGGATGTCGACCCCGCGACGCTTCGCACGAAGCTCGCGCTCAAGGGCACGGAGTCTGCCACCCTGTTCGTGACGCGCGCCGGCGGCAAGCATGTCGCGATCCTCGCCGACCGGGTGACCCCCACCGCCTGA
- the alr gene encoding alanine racemase, giving the protein MSEVRDSAHAGSLPTGRESTVSGSLDDLSLGSARLGAAPERVARINVDAFRHNVRLLNQLAAPAETMLAVKADAYGHGMVPLAFAALEAGATSLAVLDIPAALVLRAAGITAPIFAWMHAPDADFGAAAAADIDLGLSAVWQLEAIAAAAQANAPRVHLKIDTGLHRNGASVEQWPGLVQAAMAADAAGVVRLHAAWSHLADASPADDEEAYAHFRQAVDVAEGLGARFEALHLAASSAGIRMPGARLSFVRFGIAAYGISPFDDETALELGLRPVMTLAAPVASLKRVGAGHGVSYGFDYRTTRPTTLALVPLGYADGVPRAANGRGQVWLKGRRYPIAGRIAMDQFVIDVGDDVVAVGDEVIVFGEGRTAVEQEPGTGVPTAEDWAGFAHTIGDEIVARVGPRVPRVYLTDDADAGEDAAEASATDGSAADPDRWVIADPEAMHDFGFGFASRLGAGDVLVLTGELGAGKTTFTRGLGEGLGVRGSVTSPTFVLARTHPNLTTGVPLVHVDAYRLGNAAELDDLDIDFGGSIVVVEWGSGLIDRIVGDYLELVIERPMGRAGSTDGGGADADETGEAPVEPRVVTLHRRRRADG; this is encoded by the coding sequence GTGAGCGAGGTGCGTGATTCAGCGCACGCCGGCAGTCTGCCAACGGGCCGCGAGTCGACGGTCAGTGGCTCGCTGGATGACCTCTCGTTGGGGTCTGCTCGCCTGGGAGCGGCGCCAGAACGGGTCGCCCGCATCAACGTCGATGCGTTCCGGCACAATGTGCGTCTGCTCAATCAGCTCGCTGCGCCGGCCGAAACGATGCTCGCGGTAAAGGCAGACGCCTATGGGCACGGCATGGTTCCGCTCGCCTTCGCTGCCCTGGAGGCGGGCGCGACCTCGCTTGCCGTGCTCGACATCCCGGCGGCGTTGGTGCTGCGGGCGGCAGGAATCACGGCCCCGATCTTCGCGTGGATGCACGCACCCGACGCTGATTTCGGGGCCGCTGCCGCGGCCGACATCGATCTCGGCCTCTCCGCAGTGTGGCAGCTCGAGGCCATCGCTGCCGCAGCCCAGGCGAACGCCCCTCGGGTTCATCTCAAGATCGACACGGGGCTTCATCGCAACGGCGCCAGTGTCGAACAGTGGCCGGGTCTCGTGCAGGCCGCGATGGCCGCCGACGCTGCCGGTGTCGTGCGCCTTCATGCCGCCTGGTCGCACCTCGCAGACGCGTCGCCGGCCGATGACGAAGAAGCGTACGCCCACTTCCGGCAGGCGGTGGATGTCGCAGAGGGGCTGGGTGCGAGATTCGAAGCCCTGCATCTGGCGGCCAGTTCGGCCGGAATCCGGATGCCGGGGGCCAGGCTCAGTTTTGTGCGCTTCGGCATCGCGGCCTACGGAATCTCGCCGTTCGACGATGAGACGGCCCTGGAGCTGGGGCTTCGCCCGGTGATGACGCTCGCAGCACCGGTTGCCTCTCTCAAACGGGTCGGCGCCGGGCACGGGGTCTCGTACGGATTCGACTACCGCACCACTCGGCCGACGACGCTCGCACTTGTGCCCCTGGGCTACGCCGACGGCGTTCCGCGTGCGGCGAACGGGCGGGGCCAGGTCTGGCTGAAGGGAAGGCGGTACCCCATTGCGGGTCGTATCGCTATGGACCAGTTCGTCATCGACGTCGGTGACGACGTTGTGGCCGTCGGCGACGAGGTGATCGTCTTCGGCGAAGGCCGGACTGCGGTCGAACAGGAGCCGGGCACCGGGGTTCCGACGGCGGAGGACTGGGCCGGATTCGCGCACACGATCGGCGACGAGATCGTCGCGCGGGTGGGCCCCCGGGTGCCTCGTGTCTACCTGACCGACGACGCTGATGCGGGTGAAGATGCCGCCGAAGCGAGCGCCACCGATGGGAGCGCTGCAGACCCGGACCGCTGGGTGATCGCCGACCCGGAGGCCATGCACGATTTCGGATTCGGATTCGCCTCACGTCTCGGCGCGGGCGATGTGCTCGTTCTGACGGGCGAGCTCGGTGCCGGCAAGACGACCTTCACCCGGGGGCTCGGCGAGGGCCTGGGTGTGCGGGGCTCTGTCACGAGCCCGACGTTTGTACTCGCCCGGACGCACCCCAACCTCACCACCGGCGTGCCTCTGGTTCACGTCGACGCCTACCGGCTCGGAAACGCAGCAGAACTCGACGACCTCGATATCGATTTCGGCGGTTCGATCGTCGTCGTCGAATGGGGTTCCGGTCTCATCGACCGTATCGTCGGCGACTACCTCGAACTCGTTATCGAGCGGCCGATGGGCCGCGCGGGCTCGACAGACGGCGGTGGGGCAGACGCTGACGAGACCGGCGAGGCGCCGGTCGAACCCCGTGTCGTGACACTTCACCGGCGCAGACGGGCCGATGGATGA
- the tsaD gene encoding tRNA (adenosine(37)-N6)-threonylcarbamoyltransferase complex transferase subunit TsaD yields MPAEPVVLGIETSCDETGVGIVRGTTLLANAIASSMDEHARYGGVVPEIAARAHLEALTPTILLALEQAGLGIHDIDAIAVTNGPGLSGALIVGVAAAKGLAVATGKPLYAVNHLVGHVGVDLVTPDSAPLEYPTIALLVSGGHTSLLYVRDLVDDVELLGETIDDAAGEAFDKVARVLGLPYPGGPHIDRVAVGGNPKAIRFPRGLSLPKDMALHRYDFSFSGLKTAVARWVEARQDRGEEVPIADVAASFREAVADVLLTKALAACADLGVPRLLLGGGVVANARIRELAAVRAESAGVTLRIPPFDLCTDNGAMIAALGAQVIMRGLPPSTLDFGADSTLPVTDIHVI; encoded by the coding sequence ATGCCGGCAGAGCCTGTCGTGCTCGGCATCGAGACCTCGTGCGACGAGACCGGCGTCGGGATCGTGAGGGGCACCACGCTGCTGGCCAACGCGATCGCCTCGTCGATGGATGAGCATGCACGGTACGGGGGAGTCGTGCCCGAGATCGCGGCGCGTGCGCACCTCGAAGCTCTGACCCCGACCATCCTGCTCGCCCTCGAGCAGGCAGGCCTGGGCATCCACGACATCGACGCAATCGCTGTGACGAACGGGCCAGGGCTCTCAGGCGCACTCATTGTCGGCGTCGCTGCGGCAAAGGGCCTGGCTGTCGCAACGGGAAAACCGCTGTATGCAGTGAATCACCTGGTCGGCCATGTCGGCGTCGATCTTGTGACTCCCGACAGTGCGCCGCTCGAGTACCCCACGATCGCCCTGCTGGTGTCGGGTGGCCACACCTCGCTGCTCTATGTGCGCGACCTCGTCGACGACGTGGAGCTGCTGGGAGAAACCATCGACGACGCAGCGGGGGAGGCCTTCGACAAGGTCGCGAGGGTGCTCGGGCTTCCCTACCCCGGAGGCCCGCACATCGATCGCGTCGCTGTGGGCGGCAATCCCAAGGCGATCCGTTTTCCTCGTGGGCTGAGCCTGCCCAAAGACATGGCTCTGCATCGGTACGACTTCTCGTTCAGCGGGCTCAAGACGGCCGTCGCGCGGTGGGTCGAGGCCCGTCAGGATCGCGGGGAGGAAGTGCCCATCGCCGATGTGGCTGCCAGCTTTCGCGAGGCCGTTGCCGACGTGCTGCTGACCAAGGCGCTCGCGGCATGCGCCGATCTCGGCGTTCCCCGGTTGCTGCTGGGAGGTGGAGTCGTGGCCAACGCGCGCATCCGTGAGCTGGCCGCCGTGAGGGCCGAGAGCGCCGGAGTGACGCTGCGCATTCCTCCGTTCGATCTCTGCACCGACAACGGGGCGATGATCGCTGCACTCGGTGCCCAGGTGATCATGCGGGGACTGCCCCCCTCCACTCTCGATTTCGGTGCGGATTCCACGTTGCCTGTGACCGACATCCACGTCATCTGA
- the rimI gene encoding ribosomal protein S18-alanine N-acetyltransferase: MSFTLHRAGPADVADIMLLETSTFGSDAWSPAMMLADVAQPHCYYLVATSEGSSELRGYAGLLSPQGAPDADIQTIAVAPDARRHGLGRQLMLALLVEAERRGARRVFLEVRADNPGAQHLYNTLGFAPIGTRRGYYQPDNVDAIVMRLDLAHNTAQSGSRTS, from the coding sequence ATGAGCTTCACACTGCACCGGGCCGGCCCTGCCGATGTCGCCGACATCATGCTGCTCGAGACCAGCACCTTCGGTTCCGACGCGTGGTCACCCGCGATGATGCTGGCCGACGTCGCCCAGCCGCACTGTTACTACCTCGTCGCCACGAGTGAGGGCTCCAGCGAGCTCCGCGGGTACGCCGGGCTGCTGAGCCCGCAGGGAGCGCCCGACGCCGACATCCAGACGATCGCCGTGGCACCGGATGCCCGGCGGCACGGCCTCGGCCGCCAACTCATGCTGGCACTCCTCGTTGAAGCCGAACGCCGCGGTGCGCGCCGGGTATTCCTCGAGGTCCGGGCAGACAATCCCGGCGCCCAGCACCTCTACAACACCCTGGGCTTCGCGCCGATCGGCACACGACGGGGGTACTACCAACCCGACAATGTCGACGCGATCGTGATGCGCCTGGATCTTGCGCACAACACGGCACAGAGCGGAAGCAGGACGTCATGA
- a CDS encoding holo-ACP synthase, with product MIVGVGVDIVDVPRFRRSLERTPALIERLFAPSERGLAVRSLAARFAAKEALVKAVGGPTGFRWHDIEIVTDEHGRPSFSLEGTSAARVASDGVAALHLSLSHDGDSACAFVVAEGPERTQ from the coding sequence ATGATCGTGGGCGTGGGTGTGGACATCGTCGACGTGCCCCGGTTCCGTCGGTCGCTGGAGCGAACGCCGGCGCTCATCGAGCGGTTGTTCGCTCCCAGCGAACGCGGACTCGCGGTGCGGTCGCTCGCGGCCCGGTTCGCTGCGAAGGAAGCACTCGTGAAGGCGGTCGGAGGCCCGACAGGCTTTCGCTGGCACGACATCGAAATCGTGACAGACGAACACGGTCGCCCCTCGTTCTCGCTCGAGGGTACTTCGGCTGCCCGCGTCGCATCAGACGGCGTCGCGGCCCTCCACCTCTCTCTCAGTCACGACGGCGATTCAGCCTGCGCGTTCGTCGTCGCCGAGGGCCCGGAGAGAACCCAGTGA
- the rarD gene encoding EamA family transporter RarD, with protein MRVGFFYALGAYLIWGGLPLYFLLLAPTGAFEIVAWRVIFSLVFCSLIITVVRRWPAFLRVFRQPRLILMMGLAGALIYVNWQTYVLSVVSGHVVEASLGYFINPVITILLGVFVLRETLRPLQWAALALSAVAVVVLAVGYGAVPWIALILAFSFGFYGLVKKHVGPKIDAVNGLTLESLWLVPLVVIQLCVVGATTGLTFGQINAWHTVALVGAGVITAVPLLLFASATKRLPLIVVGFVQYLTPIIQFVLGVFVLQEPMPPERLAGFVIVWLALVILSVDMARNSRSQRRRDALQIANDIRMARTENTFET; from the coding sequence GTGCGCGTCGGGTTCTTCTATGCGCTGGGCGCGTACCTGATCTGGGGTGGGCTACCTCTCTACTTCCTTCTTCTGGCGCCGACAGGAGCCTTCGAGATCGTCGCCTGGCGCGTCATCTTCTCGCTGGTGTTCTGCTCCCTCATCATCACCGTTGTTCGGCGCTGGCCCGCGTTTCTCCGGGTCTTCCGGCAGCCGCGCCTGATCCTCATGATGGGTCTGGCCGGCGCCCTGATCTACGTCAACTGGCAGACATACGTTCTCAGCGTGGTCTCAGGGCACGTCGTCGAGGCGTCGCTTGGGTACTTCATCAACCCAGTGATAACCATTCTTCTGGGCGTCTTCGTTCTGCGGGAGACCCTTCGACCTCTTCAGTGGGCTGCACTCGCGCTCAGTGCGGTCGCCGTAGTTGTGCTGGCCGTCGGCTATGGCGCCGTGCCCTGGATCGCCCTCATCCTCGCTTTCTCCTTCGGGTTCTATGGTCTGGTGAAGAAGCACGTGGGCCCCAAGATCGACGCCGTGAACGGCTTGACGCTCGAATCCCTGTGGCTCGTGCCGCTGGTCGTCATTCAGCTCTGCGTGGTCGGAGCGACTACGGGGCTCACCTTCGGTCAGATCAACGCGTGGCACACCGTGGCGCTTGTGGGCGCAGGCGTCATCACTGCCGTGCCCCTGCTGCTCTTCGCCTCAGCCACCAAGCGATTGCCGCTCATCGTCGTCGGGTTCGTGCAGTACCTGACCCCGATCATCCAGTTCGTACTCGGTGTATTCGTTCTTCAGGAACCGATGCCGCCCGAAAGGCTCGCCGGGTTCGTGATCGTGTGGCTGGCGCTCGTGATTCTGTCGGTCGACATGGCCCGCAACAGCCGTTCTCAGCGCCGGCGGGACGCATTACAAATTGCTAACGATATTCGCATGGCACGCACAGAAAACACGTTTGAAACATAG
- the groES gene encoding co-chaperone GroES has product MSVSIKPLEDRIVIKQVEAETTTASGLVIPDTAKEKPQEGVVVAVGPGRIDDNGNRVPLDISVDDKVLYSKYGGTEVKYNGEEYLVLSARDVLAVIVR; this is encoded by the coding sequence GTGTCGGTCTCCATCAAGCCGCTCGAGGATCGCATCGTTATCAAGCAGGTCGAAGCAGAAACGACGACCGCATCTGGTCTCGTCATTCCTGACACGGCCAAAGAGAAGCCTCAGGAAGGCGTCGTCGTCGCCGTCGGCCCCGGTCGCATCGACGACAACGGTAACCGCGTTCCCCTCGACATCTCCGTCGATGACAAGGTCCTGTACTCCAAGTACGGCGGAACCGAGGTCAAGTACAACGGTGAAGAGTACCTCGTGCTCTCCGCTCGCGACGTACTGGCTGTTATCGTTCGATAG
- the tsaB gene encoding tRNA (adenosine(37)-N6)-threonylcarbamoyltransferase complex dimerization subunit type 1 TsaB has protein sequence MTATTKSDVIVLAIDTSAATSVAVVSGERGILSEANGLDTMKHAEVIGRLIEQALTEAGVRPAELTAVVAGMGPGPFTGLRVGIAAAHAFAIGAGIDVLPVVSHDAVAFERRAAGEHGELLVVTDARRREVYWSLYDLGAAEAVADSASPGASGESGGARIAGAARRLDGPGLAKPDSLAYNAAARVDATQVSAGALGTVALGILESGDEFATGQALYLRSPDVTVSTSVKRVSQ, from the coding sequence ATGACTGCCACGACGAAATCCGACGTGATCGTTCTGGCGATCGACACCTCTGCAGCGACGAGTGTGGCTGTCGTGAGTGGCGAGCGGGGCATCCTGAGCGAAGCCAACGGACTCGACACGATGAAGCACGCCGAGGTCATCGGGCGGCTCATCGAGCAGGCCCTCACCGAAGCGGGAGTCCGGCCGGCAGAGCTGACGGCCGTGGTCGCGGGGATGGGGCCGGGGCCGTTCACCGGGCTTCGGGTGGGCATCGCCGCCGCGCACGCCTTCGCGATCGGCGCGGGCATCGACGTACTGCCCGTCGTCAGCCATGACGCCGTCGCTTTCGAACGCCGTGCGGCGGGCGAGCACGGTGAACTCCTCGTGGTGACCGATGCGCGACGCAGGGAGGTGTACTGGTCGCTGTACGACCTTGGCGCGGCTGAAGCTGTTGCAGACAGTGCCAGCCCAGGAGCTTCTGGAGAAAGCGGCGGGGCACGAATTGCCGGGGCAGCGCGGAGGCTCGACGGCCCGGGCCTGGCGAAGCCCGATTCGCTTGCGTACAACGCGGCAGCGCGGGTCGACGCGACCCAGGTCTCGGCCGGGGCGCTCGGCACAGTCGCGCTCGGAATCCTCGAGTCGGGAGACGAGTTCGCCACCGGCCAGGCGCTGTACCTCCGTTCTCCGGATGTGACCGTCTCGACCAGCGTGAAGCGGGTCAGCCAATGA
- a CDS encoding DUF4190 domain-containing protein, with protein sequence MTTPAPYTAGPAPVAAKTNVISIVALVLSIIGFTVVGIILGFVGLNQVKKTGEAGRGLAIAAIVIGFIELVLGVILIIVYVAALASLSASTY encoded by the coding sequence ATGACCACCCCAGCCCCCTACACCGCCGGCCCCGCACCCGTGGCAGCGAAGACGAATGTCATCTCCATCGTCGCCCTCGTGCTCTCGATCATCGGGTTCACGGTCGTCGGCATCATTCTCGGCTTCGTGGGGCTGAACCAGGTCAAGAAGACCGGAGAGGCCGGCCGCGGACTCGCGATCGCGGCCATTGTGATCGGCTTCATCGAGCTGGTTCTCGGAGTCATTCTGATCATCGTGTATGTGGCGGCACTCGCGAGCCTCAGCGCCTCGACCTACTGA
- the glmS gene encoding glutamine--fructose-6-phosphate transaminase (isomerizing) — MCGIVGYVGRPQSLEVLLGGLRRLEYRGYDSAGVAIITEDGDLVTRKRAGKLAVLVDDLAANPLQNGSTGIGHTRWATHGGPTDVNAHPHLSQDGTLALIHNGIIENFAELKAELLAEGFTFESETDTEVAAKLLGREYDKGDGLAAALGRVVVRLEGAFTLLALHKGEPGVVVGARRNSPLVIGLGEGENFLGSDVAAFVEHTQRAVAIGQDQIVTITPDSVVVTDFFGTEVPVSEFQVSWDASAAEKGGWSSFMAKEISEQPEAVLKTLLGRVVDKKVVLPDLGVLAEHLEAIDRIVIIACGTASYAGMLGKYALEKWARIPVEVQLSHEFRYEDPVLTPNTLVISISQSGETMDTLMAVKYAIDAGARTLSICNTQGATIARESDAVIYTHAGPEVAVASTKAFVAQIAALYLFGLHLASVRGTLPAAEIAGALDELQAIPEKLEKVLLTAPRISELAGWMSDTRAVLFLGRHVGYPVALEGALKLKELAYIHAEGFAAGELKHGPIALIEPGQPVFVVVPSPRDPNSLHAKVVSNIQEIRARGARILAVAEQGDAAVLPFADEVIPIPLAGALFEPLLAVVPLQIFAMELATAKGLDVDQPRNLAKSVTVE, encoded by the coding sequence ATGTGTGGAATCGTGGGCTATGTCGGACGACCCCAAAGCCTGGAGGTTCTCCTCGGCGGCCTTCGGCGTCTGGAATATCGGGGCTATGACTCCGCAGGCGTGGCGATCATCACCGAAGACGGTGATCTGGTGACGCGAAAGCGTGCCGGCAAGCTCGCGGTGCTGGTCGACGATCTTGCAGCCAATCCGCTGCAGAACGGATCGACGGGCATCGGGCACACCCGCTGGGCTACGCACGGCGGGCCCACCGACGTGAACGCGCACCCGCACCTGAGCCAGGACGGCACGCTGGCACTCATCCACAATGGCATCATCGAGAACTTCGCCGAGCTGAAGGCCGAACTGCTTGCTGAAGGATTCACCTTCGAGAGCGAGACCGACACCGAGGTCGCAGCCAAGCTTCTCGGGCGCGAATACGACAAAGGCGACGGCCTCGCAGCTGCGCTCGGGCGTGTCGTGGTGCGCCTCGAGGGTGCTTTCACGCTTCTTGCCCTGCACAAGGGTGAACCCGGCGTGGTCGTCGGTGCCCGCCGCAACTCTCCGTTGGTGATCGGGTTGGGCGAGGGCGAGAACTTCCTCGGCTCCGACGTCGCGGCCTTCGTCGAACACACCCAGCGTGCCGTTGCCATCGGCCAGGACCAGATCGTCACCATCACTCCCGACTCGGTCGTCGTCACCGACTTCTTCGGCACCGAGGTGCCGGTTTCGGAATTCCAGGTCTCGTGGGACGCGTCGGCCGCCGAGAAGGGTGGCTGGTCGAGCTTCATGGCCAAGGAGATCAGCGAACAACCCGAGGCGGTCCTGAAGACCCTGCTGGGTCGTGTCGTCGACAAGAAGGTCGTGCTCCCTGACCTCGGCGTGCTGGCAGAACATCTCGAAGCCATCGACCGCATCGTCATCATCGCGTGCGGCACGGCCAGTTATGCCGGGATGCTCGGCAAGTACGCGCTCGAGAAGTGGGCGCGCATTCCGGTCGAAGTGCAGCTCTCGCACGAGTTCCGTTACGAAGACCCGGTGCTGACGCCGAACACCCTGGTCATCTCGATCAGCCAGTCCGGTGAAACGATGGACACGCTGATGGCCGTGAAGTACGCGATCGACGCGGGCGCACGGACTCTCTCGATCTGCAACACCCAGGGCGCAACGATCGCCAGGGAATCAGATGCTGTGATCTACACCCATGCCGGGCCCGAGGTCGCCGTAGCTTCGACGAAGGCATTCGTCGCCCAGATCGCCGCCCTGTATCTCTTCGGTCTGCACCTCGCCAGTGTTCGGGGCACCCTTCCAGCGGCCGAGATCGCGGGCGCGCTCGACGAGCTCCAGGCCATCCCGGAGAAGCTCGAAAAGGTGCTTCTCACGGCACCGCGGATCAGCGAACTCGCCGGGTGGATGTCTGACACGAGGGCCGTTCTCTTCCTCGGCAGGCACGTCGGCTACCCGGTGGCGCTCGAGGGCGCTCTCAAGCTCAAGGAACTCGCATACATCCACGCTGAAGGCTTCGCAGCGGGCGAGTTGAAGCACGGCCCGATTGCCCTGATCGAACCGGGGCAGCCGGTCTTCGTGGTCGTACCTAGCCCGAGGGACCCGAATTCGCTGCACGCCAAAGTCGTGTCGAACATCCAGGAGATCAGGGCTCGTGGTGCCCGAATCCTGGCCGTCGCCGAGCAGGGTGACGCCGCTGTGTTGCCGTTCGCCGACGAAGTGATCCCCATTCCTCTTGCCGGCGCGCTGTTCGAGCCGCTGCTTGCTGTGGTTCCCTTGCAGATCTTCGCCATGGAGCTCGCCACGGCCAAGGGGCTTGATGTCGACCAGCCGCGCAACCTGGCCAAGTCCGTCACGGTCGAATGA
- the alr gene encoding alanine racemase, whose product MTNTPLRLATIDLAAISHNVRTVDRLVGDSEVMAVVKANGYGHGAVEVARAALEGGATWLGVADVDEALELRATGITAPILAWLHATEPDFTDAVRQSIDLGISSRAQLDAVARATEGLRMPGGAAPEARGDAQTPATARVHLKIDTGLGRNGAESSDWAGLFERAAELESQELITVVGMFSHLSNANDEEDRAQLAMLESAVAQARDAGLAPTIIHLASTAAALRLPEMRLSLVRLGIGMYGLSPFDDEDSAALGLRPAMRLEGRVIAVKRVEADSGVSYGYTYRTEGASTLALVALGYADGIPRLGSNRAPVWINGATYTVSGRIAMDQFVVDVHDAQVEVGDSVVLFGDPATGVPAAEHWAESAETINYEIVTRVGGRIERRYTR is encoded by the coding sequence GTGACGAACACCCCGCTCCGGCTGGCGACGATCGACCTCGCAGCGATCAGCCACAACGTTCGAACCGTGGACCGGCTGGTGGGCGACTCCGAAGTCATGGCCGTCGTCAAAGCCAATGGATACGGCCACGGCGCAGTCGAAGTGGCTCGCGCCGCACTCGAGGGTGGTGCCACCTGGCTCGGTGTCGCCGATGTCGACGAAGCACTCGAGCTTCGCGCGACCGGGATCACCGCGCCGATTCTCGCGTGGCTGCATGCGACCGAACCCGATTTCACCGACGCTGTTCGCCAGTCGATCGACCTCGGCATCAGTTCCCGTGCGCAGCTCGACGCCGTTGCCCGCGCCACTGAGGGCCTCAGGATGCCCGGCGGAGCAGCCCCGGAAGCGCGGGGTGACGCACAGACACCGGCGACGGCAAGGGTTCACCTCAAGATCGACACCGGCCTCGGGCGCAACGGTGCGGAGTCGTCGGACTGGGCCGGGCTCTTCGAGCGGGCGGCTGAGCTCGAGTCACAGGAACTGATCACTGTGGTCGGCATGTTCAGTCACCTGTCGAATGCGAACGACGAGGAAGATCGTGCCCAGTTGGCGATGCTCGAGAGTGCCGTCGCGCAAGCTCGGGATGCGGGCCTGGCTCCCACGATCATCCATCTGGCGTCGACGGCGGCAGCCCTGCGATTGCCAGAGATGCGTCTTTCGCTCGTGCGCCTGGGAATCGGAATGTACGGCCTCTCACCGTTCGACGATGAGGACTCCGCTGCGCTGGGCCTCCGGCCGGCGATGCGACTGGAGGGCCGGGTCATCGCAGTGAAGCGAGTCGAGGCCGACAGCGGAGTTTCGTACGGTTACACCTATCGCACCGAGGGAGCGTCGACGCTGGCGCTGGTCGCACTCGGCTATGCCGACGGTATTCCTCGGTTGGGCTCGAACCGGGCGCCCGTGTGGATCAATGGGGCGACGTACACCGTGTCTGGCCGCATCGCAATGGACCAGTTCGTGGTCGATGTGCACGATGCACAGGTCGAGGTGGGTGACAGCGTTGTGCTGTTCGGCGACCCCGCGACAGGTGTGCCGGCAGCCGAACACTGGGCAGAGAGCGCTGAGACCATCAACTACGAGATCGTCACCCGCGTGGGCGGCCGCATCGAGAGACGGTACACGCGGTGA